One part of the Vogesella sp. LIG4 genome encodes these proteins:
- a CDS encoding cupin domain-containing protein, with protein MDVGARLRMVRERMGLSQRELAKRAGVTNGTISLIEQNRVSPSISSLRKVLEGLPMTLSDFFTFDADPQQPRVFYTPDELPNLGNDQIQLMLVGTSHERRDIAILREVYQPDADTGPEMLMHEGQEGGVVLKGRIEVTVGNDVRVLGPGDSYYFDSKLPHRFRNVGGETCEIVSASSPPTF; from the coding sequence ATGGATGTCGGAGCACGACTACGGATGGTTCGCGAACGCATGGGTCTTTCCCAGCGCGAACTGGCCAAACGAGCTGGCGTTACTAACGGAACGATCTCCTTGATCGAACAAAATCGCGTCAGCCCCTCGATCAGTTCGCTGCGCAAGGTACTGGAAGGTTTGCCGATGACCCTGTCGGACTTCTTTACCTTCGACGCCGATCCGCAACAGCCGCGCGTGTTCTACACCCCGGACGAGCTCCCCAACCTGGGCAACGACCAGATCCAGCTCATGCTGGTCGGGACGTCCCATGAGCGTCGCGACATCGCCATCCTGCGCGAGGTGTACCAGCCCGATGCCGATACCGGCCCGGAAATGCTGATGCACGAAGGACAGGAAGGCGGCGTGGTGCTGAAGGGGCGCATCGAAGTCACCGTTGGTAACGACGTGCGCGTACTCGGCCCAGGCGACTCTTACTACTTTGATAGCAAGTTGCCACACCGCTTTCGCAACGTTGGCGGCGAAACCTGCGAGATTGTCAGCGCAAGTTCGCCTCCCACGTTCTGA
- the betB gene encoding betaine-aldehyde dehydrogenase, which yields MNTPILCSYIGGRSIDNPALPLLDNIEPATGKVLCRVQQAGDDEVALAVEAAKQGFAVWSAMSGAERGRILNRAAQLLRERNAELALLEVRDNGKPIQEAEVVDVMSGADCVEYFGGLAASIHGQQFALKGAFAYTRREPLGVCLGIGAWNYPIQIACWKSAPALACGNAMIYKPASLTPMSAIELAKIYTEAGVPDGVFNVILGSSKPARQLIAHPDVAKVSVTGSVETGKAIMADAAKTLKRVTMELGGKSPLIIFDDADLDQAVSAAMLANFYTQGEICTNGTRVFVHEAIHDAFLEKLVARTRKLKIGDPLLPDTQVGAQISGDHAATVLRYIEQGIAEGASLLAGGHRVEVPGCEGGNFVAPTIFAGCHDEMSIVREEIFGPVMSVLKFKDEAEVLARANDTRLGLAAGVFTRDLARGHRMVEKLQAGVCWINNYNITPIEMPFGGLKESGIGHENSLATLDYYTQLKSVYVELSGVACPYE from the coding sequence GTGAACACCCCCATTCTGTGCAGTTATATCGGCGGCCGCAGTATCGATAATCCGGCACTGCCGTTGCTCGACAATATCGAACCGGCCACCGGCAAGGTGCTGTGCCGCGTGCAGCAGGCCGGCGACGACGAAGTGGCGCTGGCCGTAGAGGCCGCCAAGCAGGGTTTTGCCGTCTGGTCGGCAATGAGCGGCGCCGAGCGCGGCCGCATCCTCAACCGTGCGGCGCAGCTGCTGCGGGAACGCAACGCCGAGCTGGCGCTGCTGGAAGTGCGCGACAACGGCAAACCTATCCAGGAGGCCGAGGTGGTGGACGTAATGTCCGGCGCCGACTGCGTGGAATACTTCGGCGGCCTGGCTGCCAGCATCCATGGCCAGCAGTTCGCACTCAAGGGCGCCTTCGCCTACACCCGCCGCGAACCGCTGGGCGTGTGCCTGGGCATTGGCGCCTGGAACTACCCGATCCAGATCGCCTGCTGGAAATCCGCCCCGGCGCTGGCCTGCGGCAATGCCATGATCTACAAACCGGCCTCGCTCACCCCGATGAGCGCTATCGAACTGGCCAAGATCTACACCGAAGCCGGCGTGCCGGACGGCGTGTTCAACGTGATCCTGGGCAGCTCCAAACCGGCGCGCCAGCTGATTGCCCACCCGGACGTGGCCAAGGTATCGGTGACTGGCTCGGTGGAAACCGGCAAGGCCATCATGGCCGATGCCGCCAAGACGCTGAAGCGCGTCACCATGGAGCTGGGCGGCAAATCGCCGCTGATCATCTTCGATGATGCCGACCTGGACCAGGCGGTTTCCGCCGCCATGCTGGCCAACTTCTACACCCAGGGCGAAATCTGCACCAACGGCACCCGCGTGTTCGTGCACGAGGCCATTCACGATGCCTTCCTGGAAAAACTGGTGGCCCGCACCCGCAAGCTGAAGATCGGCGACCCGCTGCTGCCGGACACCCAGGTGGGTGCGCAGATTTCCGGCGACCACGCCGCCACCGTACTGCGCTACATCGAACAGGGCATCGCCGAAGGCGCCAGCCTGCTGGCCGGTGGTCACCGCGTGGAAGTACCGGGCTGCGAGGGCGGCAACTTCGTTGCCCCCACCATCTTTGCCGGTTGCCACGACGAGATGAGCATCGTGCGCGAGGAAATCTTCGGCCCGGTAATGTCGGTGCTGAAGTTCAAGGACGAGGCCGAGGTGCTGGCACGCGCCAACGACACCCGCCTGGGCCTGGCCGCCGGCGTGTTCACCCGTGACCTGGCACGCGGCCACCGCATGGTGGAAAAACTGCAGGCCGGCGTATGCTGGATCAACAACTACAACATCACGCCGATCGAAATGCCGTTCGGCGGGCTGAAGGAATCCGGCATCGGCCACGAGAACAGCCTGGCCACGCTGGACTACTACACCCAGCTCAAGAGTGTGTACGTGGAGTTGAGCGGCGTAGCCTGCCCGTACGAGTAA
- a CDS encoding aldehyde dehydrogenase, which translates to MARTHAEWKALSSEIKIEGRAFIDGEYVDAADGRSFDCINPATGDKLASIAWAGEHEVELTVKAARRAFENGGWSDLPPLARGRILKRFAALIREHRDELALLETLDAGKPIGDTTTVDVPGAAYCVEWFAEAIDKVGGEVAPVDPKLVGLVTREAIGVVAAVVPWNFPILMASWKFGPALAAGNALILKPSEKSPLTAIRLAALAKQAGIPDGIFQVLPGAGDVGKRLAMHMDIDCIAFTGSTGVGKLIAADAAQSNLKRVWLELGGKSPNIVLPDCPDLARAARTAAGAIFYNMGEMCTAGSRLLVHEDIKDAFVAEFKKAADGFYPGDPLDPSSGMGAIVDRTQYDKVLSYIDKAKSEGAELVCGGKATHVDTGLFIEPTAFVCQRPDMTICREEIFGPVLSIITFKDVEEAIRIANDTEYGLAAAVWTSNVTTAHQVSRRLRAGTVWVNCYDEGGDMNFPFGGFKQSGNGRDKSLHALEKYTELKSTLIKL; encoded by the coding sequence ATGGCTCGCACCCACGCTGAGTGGAAAGCCCTTTCCAGCGAAATCAAGATCGAAGGCCGCGCCTTTATCGACGGTGAATACGTCGACGCCGCCGACGGTCGCAGCTTCGACTGCATCAACCCGGCCACTGGTGACAAGCTCGCCAGCATCGCCTGGGCTGGTGAGCACGAAGTGGAGCTGACAGTAAAGGCTGCCCGTCGCGCCTTTGAAAATGGTGGCTGGTCCGACCTGCCGCCGCTGGCCCGTGGCCGCATCCTGAAGCGCTTTGCCGCGCTGATCCGCGAACATCGCGACGAACTGGCTCTGCTGGAAACCCTGGATGCCGGCAAACCCATTGGCGACACCACCACGGTGGATGTACCGGGCGCAGCCTATTGTGTGGAATGGTTTGCCGAAGCCATCGACAAGGTGGGCGGCGAAGTCGCCCCGGTGGACCCGAAACTGGTGGGCCTGGTTACCCGCGAAGCCATTGGCGTGGTTGCCGCCGTGGTGCCGTGGAACTTCCCCATTCTGATGGCCAGCTGGAAATTTGGCCCGGCGCTGGCAGCAGGTAATGCACTGATCCTGAAACCGTCGGAAAAATCGCCGCTGACCGCCATCCGCCTGGCCGCGCTGGCCAAGCAGGCCGGCATCCCGGACGGCATCTTCCAGGTACTGCCGGGCGCCGGCGACGTGGGCAAGCGCCTGGCCATGCACATGGACATCGACTGCATCGCCTTCACCGGCTCCACCGGCGTGGGCAAGCTGATCGCCGCCGATGCCGCGCAGTCCAACCTCAAGCGTGTATGGCTGGAGCTGGGCGGCAAGTCGCCCAATATCGTGCTGCCGGATTGCCCGGACCTGGCGCGTGCCGCACGCACCGCTGCCGGCGCCATCTTCTACAATATGGGTGAAATGTGTACCGCCGGCTCGCGCCTGCTGGTGCATGAAGACATCAAGGATGCCTTCGTTGCCGAATTCAAGAAGGCCGCCGACGGCTTCTACCCCGGCGACCCGCTGGACCCGTCCAGCGGCATGGGCGCCATCGTCGATCGCACCCAGTACGACAAGGTGCTGTCCTACATCGACAAGGCCAAGTCTGAAGGCGCCGAACTGGTATGCGGCGGCAAGGCCACCCACGTAGACACCGGCCTGTTCATTGAGCCGACCGCCTTCGTATGCCAGCGCCCGGACATGACCATCTGCCGCGAGGAAATCTTCGGCCCGGTACTGTCCATCATCACCTTCAAGGATGTGGAAGAAGCCATCCGCATCGCCAACGACACCGAGTACGGCCTGGCCGCCGCGGTGTGGACCAGCAACGTCACCACTGCACACCAGGTATCGCGCCGCCTGCGCGCCGGCACCGTGTGGGTGAACTGCTACGACGAAGGCGGTGACATGAACTTCCCGTTCGGCGGCTTCAAGCAATCCGGCAACGGCCGCGACAAGTCGCTGCACGCGCTGGAGAAGTACACCGAGCTGAAGTCCACGCTGATCAAGCTGTAA
- the moaA gene encoding GTP 3',8-cyclase MoaA encodes MLSDRFGRNIEYLRVSVTDRCDLRCSYCIPKGFKGFEEPENWLTFDEMERVIASFARLGTRRIRLTGGEPLLRRNLPELAARLSALPGVEDLSLTTNGTQLDKHAQALFKAGLNRLNVSLDSLRRDCVQEISGSDSLDKVLHGLSAARDAGFKTIKINMVPMVGVNDGDIEAMIAFCIENNFILRLIEAMPMGSTGQHTQGLNLSRLLHQLSQRFDLQESCKTLGGGPARYWESRDGRFTLGLITPMSQHFCATCNRVRLSVDGTLYMCLGQEERFELRPLLRAGCSDAELEAAIREAIELKPEKHEFIERPQQVVRFMSMTGG; translated from the coding sequence ATGTTGTCCGACCGCTTTGGCAGAAATATCGAATACCTGCGTGTCTCGGTAACCGACCGCTGCGACCTGCGTTGCAGCTACTGCATCCCCAAGGGCTTCAAGGGTTTCGAAGAGCCGGAGAACTGGCTGACCTTCGACGAAATGGAACGCGTGATCGCCAGCTTCGCCCGCCTGGGCACCCGCCGCATCCGCCTCACCGGCGGCGAGCCGCTGCTGCGACGCAACCTCCCCGAGTTGGCCGCAAGGCTGTCCGCCCTGCCCGGCGTCGAGGATTTGTCGCTGACCACCAACGGCACCCAGCTGGACAAACACGCCCAGGCGCTGTTCAAGGCCGGCCTCAACCGCCTGAACGTAAGCCTGGATTCGCTGCGCCGCGACTGCGTGCAGGAGATCAGCGGCAGCGACAGCCTGGACAAGGTGCTGCACGGCCTGTCCGCCGCGCGCGACGCCGGCTTCAAGACCATCAAGATCAATATGGTGCCGATGGTGGGCGTCAACGATGGCGACATCGAAGCGATGATCGCCTTCTGTATCGAAAACAACTTCATCCTGCGTCTCATCGAAGCGATGCCGATGGGCAGCACCGGCCAGCACACCCAGGGGCTCAACCTGTCGCGCCTGCTGCACCAGCTGAGCCAGCGCTTCGACCTGCAGGAAAGCTGCAAAACCCTGGGCGGCGGCCCGGCCCGCTACTGGGAAAGCCGCGACGGCCGCTTCACCCTGGGGCTGATCACGCCGATGTCGCAGCACTTCTGCGCCACCTGCAACCGCGTGCGGCTGTCGGTGGATGGCACGCTGTACATGTGTCTGGGGCAGGAAGAGCGCTTCGAACTGCGCCCGCTGCTGCGCGCCGGCTGTAGCGATGCCGAGCTGGAGGCCGCCATCCGCGAGGCCATCGAGCTCAAGCCGGAAAAGCACGAGTTCATCGAACGCCCGCAACAGGTGGTGCGTTTCATGTCGATGACCGGCGGCTGA
- a CDS encoding diguanylate cyclase, which translates to MTNSPQVTPQPIFFVRPSQLKQMRDPLFAKWNLDLAQEEKSPDSAFNLAELVDFSLMNEVFASYLEVVGLPVAIIDFNGRVLSSSNWQRLCMEFHRVNSTTLERCLESDKSLSRHMSDGKNYAIYRCHNGLTDCASPIVIEGQHIANLFIGQFFLEPPSMAYFEAQCDQFGFDPDRYFKALSEVPIVAEEKLPSILKMLVGFATLIAQQSIAEHRARIAYESVEKQVIERTKALVDAKERLEAAASAGIVGIWDWDIENGQLIWDEVMYKLYGIHEDNFTGAYETWSNAIHPDDKAYVTEEIQAALRGERTYAPEFRVIWPDGSVHYIKAVAHTTYDPQGKPLRMVGVNYDLTEQKQIQHKLDYLAFHDQVTDLPNRRLLDERLEQSIAQARPERLRIAVLFIDLDKFKAVNDVYGHNTGDWLLKQVANRIGRCLRKTDTVARIGGDEFVVLLQNIDATDAAVGVAEHIRTLLDQPFMMEDGLALNISSSIGVATYPDHAGNAQELLRFGDEAMYKAKKGGRNTVVVFKAENHNATENHHAATSC; encoded by the coding sequence ATGACGAATTCGCCCCAAGTCACTCCGCAGCCCATATTCTTTGTTCGTCCATCCCAATTAAAACAGATGCGGGATCCACTATTTGCCAAGTGGAATCTGGATTTGGCGCAAGAAGAAAAATCACCCGACTCCGCATTCAACCTTGCAGAGCTGGTCGACTTCAGCCTGATGAACGAAGTATTTGCCAGTTATCTGGAGGTTGTCGGGCTGCCGGTTGCGATTATCGACTTTAATGGCCGGGTTTTATCATCCTCGAACTGGCAGCGCCTGTGCATGGAGTTTCATCGCGTCAATTCGACAACCCTTGAGCGCTGCCTGGAAAGCGACAAAAGCCTGTCGCGGCACATGAGTGACGGCAAGAATTATGCCATTTACCGCTGCCATAATGGCCTGACTGACTGTGCATCGCCTATCGTCATCGAAGGGCAGCACATTGCCAACCTGTTTATCGGCCAGTTTTTTCTTGAGCCGCCCAGCATGGCGTATTTCGAAGCGCAGTGCGACCAGTTCGGCTTTGATCCGGACAGGTATTTCAAGGCGCTATCCGAAGTGCCGATTGTAGCGGAAGAGAAACTCCCCTCCATTCTGAAAATGCTGGTAGGGTTTGCCACCCTGATTGCCCAGCAAAGCATTGCCGAACACCGCGCCAGAATCGCCTATGAGAGCGTGGAAAAGCAGGTTATTGAACGCACCAAAGCGCTGGTTGATGCCAAGGAGCGCCTGGAGGCTGCCGCCTCGGCCGGCATTGTCGGTATCTGGGACTGGGATATTGAAAATGGCCAACTGATCTGGGATGAAGTGATGTACAAGCTCTACGGCATCCATGAAGACAATTTCACGGGAGCCTACGAGACCTGGTCAAATGCCATCCACCCGGATGACAAAGCCTATGTCACGGAAGAAATACAGGCCGCGCTGCGCGGGGAGCGGACATACGCGCCGGAATTCCGCGTGATCTGGCCGGATGGCTCGGTGCACTATATCAAGGCAGTAGCGCATACCACCTATGACCCGCAGGGTAAGCCGCTACGCATGGTCGGCGTCAATTACGACCTTACCGAACAGAAGCAGATTCAACACAAGCTTGACTACCTGGCGTTTCATGACCAGGTCACCGACCTCCCCAATCGCAGATTGCTGGATGAGCGCCTGGAGCAGTCAATCGCCCAGGCACGTCCGGAACGGCTCAGGATAGCGGTGCTGTTTATCGACCTGGACAAGTTCAAGGCAGTGAATGACGTTTATGGCCACAACACCGGCGACTGGCTGCTGAAACAGGTAGCGAACCGAATCGGCAGATGCCTGCGCAAGACGGACACCGTTGCCCGCATTGGAGGCGACGAGTTTGTTGTGCTGTTGCAGAATATCGACGCCACCGACGCTGCCGTGGGTGTTGCCGAACACATCAGAACCCTGCTGGATCAGCCATTCATGATGGAAGATGGTCTGGCACTCAATATCTCATCCAGTATTGGGGTGGCGACCTACCCCGACCATGCAGGCAATGCACAGGAGCTATTGCGATTCGGCGACGAGGCCATGTACAAGGCCAAGAAAGGCGGGCGGAATACCGTGGTGGTTTTCAAGGCGGAAAATCACAACGCGACAGAAAATCACCACGCCGCCACCAGCTGCTGA
- the betA gene encoding choline dehydrogenase → MKQEFDYIIVGAGSAGCVLAARLTEDADVSVLLLEAGGPDWRLDWRTQMPAALAYPLQGKTYNWAYTTQPEPHMGNRIMTQGRGKGLGGSSLINGMVYIRGNAMDYDNWASNKGLEDWSYRDCLPYFRKAETYDKGGNDFHGDSGPLHVTTPKADISPLFAAFVASSEQAGYPRTDDLNGYRQEGFGPMDRTTTADGRRCSTSLAYLDTARQRPTLQVKTRALADRILFDGKRAIGVSYLQGGSWHEAYASREVIVSNGAIASPQLLLRSGVGNADELRAMGINSVAHLPGVGENLQDHLEMYLQYECLKPVSLYPSLQWWNKPPIGIEWYLRGTGIGASNHFEAGGFIRSSEQFAWPNLQYHFIPLAMNYDGSNPVKAHGFQCHVGSMRSPSTGTIKLKSCDPRDHPILRFNYMAHDIDWQEFRAGVRITREIIAQRAMDEFRGKEIKPGMMIKSDAEIDAFVREHAETALHPSCTCKMGDASDPMAVVDNEGRVHGLSGLRVVDASIMPQVVTGNLNAPTIMMAEKIADRIRGRAPLARSQAPYFVAGRQPLKLAASDTQTGAPLLWYPPKAASIR, encoded by the coding sequence ATGAAACAGGAATTCGACTACATCATCGTCGGTGCCGGCTCAGCCGGCTGTGTGCTGGCCGCACGCCTGACGGAAGATGCCGATGTCAGCGTGCTGCTGCTGGAAGCAGGCGGCCCGGACTGGCGCCTGGACTGGCGCACCCAGATGCCGGCGGCGCTGGCCTACCCGCTGCAGGGCAAGACCTATAACTGGGCCTACACCACCCAGCCCGAGCCGCACATGGGCAACCGCATCATGACCCAGGGCCGCGGCAAGGGCCTGGGCGGCTCATCGCTGATCAACGGCATGGTCTACATCCGCGGCAATGCCATGGACTACGACAACTGGGCCAGCAACAAGGGGCTGGAAGACTGGAGCTACCGCGACTGCCTGCCCTATTTCCGCAAGGCGGAAACCTATGACAAGGGCGGCAACGATTTCCACGGCGACAGCGGCCCGCTGCATGTCACCACGCCCAAAGCCGATATCTCGCCGCTGTTCGCTGCCTTCGTGGCCTCCAGCGAGCAGGCCGGCTACCCGCGCACCGACGACCTGAACGGCTACCGCCAGGAAGGCTTCGGCCCGATGGACCGTACCACCACCGCCGACGGCCGCCGCTGCAGCACCTCGCTGGCCTACCTGGACACCGCGCGCCAGCGGCCGACCCTGCAGGTGAAAACCCGCGCGCTGGCCGACCGTATCCTGTTCGACGGCAAGCGCGCCATTGGCGTGAGCTATCTGCAGGGCGGCAGCTGGCACGAGGCCTATGCCAGCCGCGAAGTGATCGTCAGCAATGGCGCCATCGCCTCGCCGCAGCTGCTGCTGCGCTCCGGCGTGGGCAATGCCGACGAGCTGCGCGCCATGGGCATCAACAGCGTGGCGCACCTGCCCGGCGTGGGCGAAAACCTGCAGGATCACCTGGAAATGTACCTGCAGTACGAATGCCTCAAGCCGGTATCGCTATACCCATCGCTGCAATGGTGGAACAAGCCGCCGATCGGCATCGAATGGTATCTGCGCGGCACCGGCATCGGCGCCAGCAACCACTTTGAGGCCGGCGGCTTCATCCGCAGCAGCGAGCAGTTCGCCTGGCCCAACCTGCAATACCACTTCATTCCGCTGGCAATGAACTACGACGGCAGCAACCCGGTGAAGGCGCATGGCTTCCAGTGCCACGTCGGCTCCATGCGCTCGCCCAGCACCGGCACCATCAAACTGAAGAGCTGCGACCCGCGCGACCATCCCATCCTGCGCTTCAACTACATGGCGCACGATATCGACTGGCAGGAATTCCGCGCCGGGGTGCGCATCACCCGCGAGATCATCGCCCAGCGTGCCATGGACGAATTCCGCGGCAAGGAAATCAAGCCGGGCATGATGATCAAGAGCGATGCAGAGATCGACGCCTTCGTACGTGAACACGCCGAGACCGCGCTGCATCCGTCCTGCACCTGCAAGATGGGCGATGCCAGCGACCCGATGGCAGTGGTGGACAACGAAGGCCGCGTGCATGGTCTGTCCGGCCTGCGCGTGGTGGACGCCTCCATCATGCCGCAGGTGGTGACCGGCAACCTCAACGCGCCCACCATCATGATGGCGGAGAAGATCGCCGACCGTATCCGCGGCCGCGCGCCGCTGGCACGCTCGCAGGCACCCTACTTTGTCGCCGGCCGCCAGCCGCTCAAGTTGGCCGCAAGCGACACCCAGACCGGTGCTCCGCTGCTGTGGTATCCACCCAAGGCAGCAAGCATTCGTTGA
- a CDS encoding MBL fold metallo-hydrolase: MQNIDLFDSGTHRFVLLNESEPGEEDGIRSNQYLIQHGEDGVLLDPGGFGVMPRVLTEMLRYLPPNQIKAIILSHQDPDIVGGISAWLELTHSPVYISSIWLRFIPHYGIEAMERFTGVPDAGQHLSITPDFDLQLIPAHFLHSEGQINVYDPRSKILFSGDIGAAMMPTDLDEAFVDDFSRHIPHIEGFHRRYMCSNRAARNWVQRVSRLDIDMIAPQHGPVYRGKAVQEFLAWFNQLECGVDLLEEFISEEHA; the protein is encoded by the coding sequence ATGCAAAATATTGATCTGTTTGACAGCGGAACACACCGCTTTGTCTTGCTGAATGAGAGTGAACCCGGGGAAGAAGATGGCATTCGCTCCAATCAGTACCTGATCCAGCATGGCGAAGATGGTGTATTGCTTGACCCGGGCGGCTTTGGCGTGATGCCGCGAGTGCTGACCGAGATGCTCCGCTACCTGCCGCCCAACCAGATCAAGGCCATTATTCTTTCGCATCAGGACCCGGACATTGTCGGCGGCATTTCTGCCTGGCTCGAATTGACGCATTCCCCGGTATACATTTCCAGCATCTGGCTGCGGTTTATTCCGCACTATGGCATTGAAGCGATGGAGCGCTTCACCGGCGTGCCTGATGCAGGCCAGCATCTAAGCATCACGCCAGACTTTGACTTGCAGCTTATTCCGGCGCACTTCCTGCACTCGGAAGGACAAATCAACGTTTACGACCCCCGCTCCAAAATCCTGTTCTCGGGCGATATCGGCGCCGCCATGATGCCGACCGATCTGGATGAGGCGTTCGTGGACGACTTTTCCAGGCATATCCCGCATATCGAGGGTTTCCATCGCCGGTACATGTGCTCCAACCGCGCGGCAAGAAACTGGGTGCAGCGTGTTTCCCGCCTGGACATCGACATGATCGCCCCGCAGCATGGCCCGGTATACCGCGGCAAGGCCGTGCAGGAATTCCTGGCCTGGTTCAACCAGCTGGAATGCGGCGTGGACCTGCTGGAAGAGTTCATCAGCGAGGAGCACGCGTGA
- the purU gene encoding formyltetrahydrofolate deformylase, producing the protein MSASHRYTLTCTCRSGPGQVARISQLLDQQHCYIDELAVFDDQETERFFVRSTFHALDGVFTEAGLREGLAGLTEQGVVEWNLHDSRVRPRVLIMVSKLDHCLNDLLYRRKMGDLDMDVVAVVSNHPDLEPIARSYGIPYHHLPLTADTKPQQEAALLALVESTGAELVVLARYMQVLSQETSRLFAGRAINIHHSFLPGFKGAKPYHQAHARGVKLIGATAHYVTDDLDEGPIIEQVVERVDHAHSAEQLLTVGRDMECLALARAVRFHLERRVFLNGNRTVVLR; encoded by the coding sequence ATGAGCGCATCCCACCGCTACACGCTGACCTGCACCTGTCGCAGCGGCCCGGGCCAGGTGGCCCGCATCTCCCAGTTGCTGGATCAGCAGCACTGCTATATCGACGAGCTGGCGGTGTTTGACGACCAGGAAACCGAGCGCTTCTTCGTGCGCAGTACCTTTCATGCGCTGGATGGCGTATTCACCGAAGCCGGCCTGCGCGAGGGCCTGGCCGGCCTGACCGAACAGGGCGTGGTGGAATGGAACCTGCACGACAGCCGCGTGCGCCCGCGCGTGCTGATCATGGTGTCCAAACTGGACCACTGCCTGAACGACCTGCTGTACCGCCGCAAGATGGGCGACCTGGACATGGACGTGGTGGCGGTGGTGTCCAACCATCCGGACCTGGAGCCGATTGCCCGCAGCTACGGCATTCCCTACCACCATCTGCCGCTGACGGCGGACACCAAGCCGCAGCAGGAAGCGGCGCTGCTGGCGCTGGTGGAATCCACCGGTGCCGAGCTGGTGGTGCTGGCGCGCTATATGCAGGTGCTGTCGCAAGAAACCTCGCGCCTGTTCGCCGGCCGCGCCATCAATATCCATCACTCCTTCCTGCCCGGCTTCAAGGGTGCCAAGCCCTACCACCAGGCGCATGCGCGCGGGGTGAAGCTGATCGGCGCCACCGCGCACTACGTTACCGACGATCTGGACGAAGGCCCGATCATTGAACAGGTGGTGGAGCGGGTGGATCACGCGCACAGCGCCGAGCAGCTGCTCACTGTGGGGCGTGACATGGAGTGCCTGGCACTGGCGCGCGCGGTACGCTTCCACCTGGAGCGGCGCGTGTTCCTCAACGGCAACCGCACCGTGGTGCTGCGCTGA
- a CDS encoding carbonic anhydrase, giving the protein MNSVEPLLEGFRRFQQDYFSPEHNLYESLRHGQSPATLVIGCCDSRVHPPALMSSQPGEMFVVRNVANLVPPYDAGNLHASVAAALEFAVLNLQVERIIVMGHAGCGGIRALMQRSTPQDSALTRWLDIAAPARDFVYRRYGHEDEAQRLRRCEQAAIMVSLDNLLSYPWLAQKVAAGELVLDGWFFDLNDGALWGYDAAGQAFVPLVCPLQPRQTAAA; this is encoded by the coding sequence ATGAACTCGGTCGAACCGCTGCTGGAAGGCTTCCGCCGCTTTCAGCAAGACTATTTTTCCCCGGAACACAATCTGTACGAATCGCTGCGCCACGGCCAGAGCCCGGCCACGCTGGTGATAGGCTGCTGCGATTCGCGCGTGCACCCGCCGGCTCTGATGAGCAGCCAGCCTGGCGAGATGTTCGTGGTGCGCAACGTGGCCAACCTGGTGCCGCCCTACGATGCCGGCAACCTGCACGCCAGCGTGGCGGCGGCGCTGGAATTCGCCGTGCTCAACCTGCAGGTGGAGCGCATCATCGTGATGGGTCACGCTGGCTGCGGCGGCATCCGCGCGCTGATGCAGCGCAGTACGCCACAGGACAGCGCCCTCACCCGCTGGCTGGATATCGCTGCGCCGGCACGCGATTTCGTCTACCGCCGCTACGGCCACGAGGACGAGGCGCAGCGCCTGCGCCGCTGCGAGCAGGCCGCCATCATGGTGTCGCTGGACAATCTGCTGTCCTACCCGTGGCTGGCGCAGAAAGTGGCGGCCGGCGAGCTGGTACTGGATGGCTGGTTCTTCGACCTCAACGATGGCGCACTGTGGGGCTACGACGCCGCCGGCCAGGCCTTCGTGCCACTGGTGTGCCCGCTGCAGCCGCGGCAGACCGCGGCAGCCTGA